CCAGCTCCCGGACCAGGCCGTCGTAGCGTCCGCCGGCGGCCACGGCATTCTGGGATCCCAGGCTGCCGGTCACCACTTCGAAGGTGGTTTTCGTGTAATAATCCAGACCCCGGACCATCCGCGGGTTCACCGCATAGGGGATGGCCAGGTCGTCCAGATGGCCGCGCACCTGCGCGAAGTGCCCGGTACAGCCGCCGCACAAGTGGTCGAGCATGGAGGGGGCATCCAGCGTGGCCTCCCGGCAGCCTTTGGCCTTGCAGTCGAGAACCCGCAGGGGGTTGGTCCGGTATCGCCTCTGGCAGTCCTCGCAGAGGCTCTCCAGACGCTCCTGCAGGAAGTCGATAAGGAGATTGCGAAACGCCGGCCGGCACTCCGGGCAGCCGAGGGAGTTGATCTGCAGTTCCACATCGGGAATGGCCACCTCCTCAAAGAAATGGACCAGCATGGCAAGCACCTGGGCATCGATCTTGGGATCGTCGACTCCTACCACCTCGGCGCCGATCTGGTGGAACTGGCGGTAGCGCCCCTTTTGGGGACGCTCGTAGCGGAACATCGGTCCCATATAATACAGCTTGGCGATCGGGTCCCTGTTATGCAGTTTGTTCTGGATGAAGGAGCGCATGACCGGAGCGGTCCCCTCGGGGCGCAAGGTAAGAGAATTTCCGCTTTTGTCGCTGAAGGTGTACATCTCCTTTTCCACGATATCGGTGGTTTCACCGATGGAGCGGCAGAATAGTTCCGTCTTCTCCACCACCGGCACCCGGATTTCGGCAAAGCCGTAGGCCCGGAAAATTCGCCGTGCCTGTTCTTCAAGATGCTGCCAGGTTTCCACTTCCCCCGGCAGGATGTCGTTCATTCCCTTGATCCCTGTGATACTCACGTAAATTCCCTCGCGTAAAAGAATTGTTGATTCGAGCAGGTTTTATTACCGCTTGCGCCGGCTCTTCGCGACATTGAGACTGCGCAACTGCTCCAGGCTGCGTAGGCCGTCCTGTGCTTCCCGGCGATATGGGTCAAGGGACAGGGCTTCCCGGAAGGCGGTCTCCGCCTCCTCGAACAAGCCGCCGGCCATTACCTCATTCCCTGCGGCAATAAGGTAATGGAGGTCTCCTTCCATCGCTTCCAGCGCCCGGCCCACTCCTTCCCGAGCCTGTACGATGGAGGGGTCGATGTAGAGCACGTGGCGGTAGCGGGAAAGCGCCCGGTCGAACTGGTGTGCCGACATATCTTTCTCTGCAGCTCTGATTTCCCCTATTGCAGCCGCCGCGCTTCGAGTCTCGACTTCCGCAAAGCCGTTGAGGGCGTCGGGGTGTTGCGGGGATTGGGCAAGCGCCTTACTGAAATAATCTCTGGCCTGTCTGAAATCGTTTTTCTTCAGCGATTTCCTGGCCGCTTCTATAAATGTGTAAAATTCTGTTCTCAGGCTCCGGTCGATGGCGTCCAACGTTTCACGAAGACCGGAATCGTCCCTGAGGCGCAAGGCGTTGCCAAAATGCTCACGGGCTTGCCGCAAGCGACCGGCGCTCCTGGCCCGTTGCCCCCACTGTGCCTCCTCGGAGATCATGGCGCTGATCAGAACCTCAATTCTTGCCAGTCCATCGCTTCCTTCCCTGAACTCCGGAACCAGCTTCAAGGTGGCCTCGAAGGCCTCATGGGCCTCGGCCAGTCTGCCGTCCTCCAGGGCCAGTCTCCCCCGTGCCGCAATCTCTGAAGCCTTCGCCTCCAGAAGTTGGGCAATCCTCGACTTTTCGTCCCGTGCCTCATGGTTGTCCGGATCCAATGCCAGGACATGAGCGAAGGCTCTTTCTGCTTCTTGAAGCAATCCCCCAGCGGCCAATTTTGTGCCCTTCTCGAGGGCCTCTGTGAGTTCTCCGCCCAATTTCTCAAGAGCCTGTTCCTTTAAATCCCGCCCCAGAAGCGAATCGGGCGCAAATTCCAAACCGGTCTTGAGCTGCTTTAGAGCCTCATGCGGTCTGTTCTGCTCGAGCGATTGTTCGGCCAGGGCGAAGAGGGCCGCGGCCTTTTTATTAATTTCCACCCGGGTTTCCGATGCACAGGCGAGGGCTCCGGGGTGGGCGGGATGAAGGGCGAGGGCGGCCTCAAATTTCCCCAGAGCCTCCAGGTATTCACGCTGGTAAAACAGGGTGCGCCCTTCGGCAAGGAGTTCCTCTGCGGCTCCGGCCCGGACGTCCGCAATGCTGATGGTCGCAGCCTCGTGGGAAGGATCCAGCGCCAGGACCCTTTCGAAGCATGCTCGGGCCGCTTGAAATTCCTTCAGGGACAGGTGAATATTCCCGGCCATGGTGAGATCCTCCAGAGCGGCCGGCTGCCGGTCGATCAGCGGCTCAACGGCAACGAGCGCCTTCCGGAGTTTTTTCTGTTCCAGGAGGGCCAGTGCGCTGTTCCGGAGGAGGGAATCCATGCTTCGGCGGATTTCGGCGGGGCTCGCATGATAGATTTTCGCCAGACGGACCGCGGCCCCTTCGTAATCTCCCTCGGAATAATCGAGAGAGCCGAGATAATATATGGCGAGCGGGCTTCCAGGGTTCGTGCGCAGTGCTTTGTTGAAGTCTTTTCTGGCTGCCCGGAGATCCCTGTCCTCCAGGGCTTGCTGTGCCCGGTTGAAATAGAGCGTATAGACGTATTCCCTGGTTGTGACGTCGTCCGGATAGACCTTCAGATAGGCGTCGAATTCGGCCAGAGCCCGTTCGATCTGGCCTTCTCCGGCGTAAATCTCCGCCAGCTGGCGGCGGATCTCCTGTCGGTCCGGGTCGAGGGCCAGGGTTTTTGCGAAGAGTCTGGCCGCTTGGTCTGGGGAATCGGTTTCCAGGCAGGTCAACGCAAGATTGTAATAGGCATTTGCCAGGGGAAAGAGCCCAGGTTGCTCCAGAGCTCCCAGAGCTTCGGCCTCATCGAAGTAGAGCAGGGCACTGTCGAGGTCGCCGGTCCGGCTGTGGGCCGATCCCAAGAGATAGTTCATCTCGGCGGAATCGCTGAATGCGGGGTAGGCCTGACGGAATTCGGCTATAGCCTCGTTATCCAGCCCTTCGGCCAGCAGGGCCGAGCCAAATGAATAATGCAGGATCGGGTTGTCGGGATCGACGGTCAGGGCCAGACGATAGTGATCAATGAGGGATAACTGTTCCCCGGCTGCCGAGGCAAGGTCTTCCGCTTCTGCAGGGCAAGGGAAAGATGAGACCACAATGCTGCAGAAAGCGGCCAGGACGAATGGCCGAAGTTTCATTTGCCTTTTAGCTCCCAGGCCCCCCGGGTCGCATTGCGGACTTTTTTGCCGTCGTACATGGCCCGATCGGCGAGATCGATGATGGTCTTTTGATCAGTAGCGTTTTCGGGGAAGGTGGCATATCCCACCGTCGCCGTCACCCTGCAGGCCAGGCCGGCTTCCGTCAGGAAAACGTGTTCTTCTATCGTCCGGCGAATCCTCTCGGCAACGACTGCGGCGCCCCGCGAATCGGTTTCTACCAGAAGAGCGGTAAACTCGTCCCCGCCATAGCGGAACAGAAGATCGACCTCACGGACGCTCCTGCGGAGCAGGCCGGCCACTTCTCGCAGGGCGCTGCTGCCGGCGAGATGACCATGGGTGTCGTTGAGGTCCTTGAAATTGTCGAGATCGATGAAGGCCAGGGAGAATTCGAGACCGTAGCGTTCCGAGCGGCGAACTTCCTGCTCAAGGGCGGTCTGCAGGTAGCGGTAATTATACAACCCGGTCAGATCATCGGTATAGATGAGTTCGCGGGCGCCCTGGTACCGAAAAGCGTTTTCGAATCCCAGGGTAGCCTGTTCCGAAAGAAAGAGGAGGCTTTCATGGGGGATGGGATGGGGGAAGTCGGAGCCGGCAGCATTGAGGATAACGATGGCGCCCTTGAGGATCTTCTGGCAAAGCAACGGAAAGAGACACAATGTCCTGACTTCATCTGGCCAGCGGCTCTTGGGGGCAAGCTCGCCGCCGCGCATCAGACGAATGCCGGCGAGGTCCTTGAGATGGGGCAGAAGGGATTCGGCCAATGCCCGAGCTTCGTCTTCATCGAGGTTTTCCACGCCCAGAAGCCGGGAGACGGCATCTTTTTCCAGAAGGAAGGCGAACCCGCGCCCGTCTGCGATTTCCCGCAGCAGGGTCATGACCGCCTGTGGAAGAAGGCGTTCGATTTCAAGTGAGGAGGCCAGATCCTGTCCTTTCCGAAAAAGACTGATCTGGCTCTTAAGTAGGATGTTTTCGTCGAGTACCCGACGCTGTTCCAGGCACGTGCGCACCAAGTGGCGCAGCTCATCGGGGTTGAAAGGTTTTACCAGGTAGTCGCGGGCCCCGTTCTTGAGGGCCTCAATCGCTGTTTTCACGGTAGCATGGCCGGTGGCGACGATCACGTCGGGCGGGGCGTCCAGGGTTCGGGCCTGGCGGAGAAACTCCAGGCCGTCCACGCCGGGCATGACGAGATCGGTGAGGACGACATCGACCCCGCCGCGGCGCAGCCGGCTTAACGCATCATCCCCGGAGGCGAAGGTCTCGATCCGGTATCCGTCTTCGCTTAAAAGTTCAGCATAAAGGCGGCGGAAGAAGAGTTCGTCGTCCACCACCAGTATGGTAGGTTTTTTCATCCGGCAAGACTCCGTCAAGGAATTAGTAAAGCTAACAAAATCCTTGGGATTATGTCAATGGAAAAGGCCTTTTTCCCACTGTTTGGCCCGCCATCCCCTCCCTGTTGTCGAAAACTGCAGACTTCCCTGACGATCGGTCCGGTGGACGGGTATTTCCCGTTGTCTGAGGTCGTCCATAACGGATTGGTGAGGCAGGTGGTATGGATTGCCGGCGCCGGCTGAAACAAAAGCGACTGCCGGTTCGAAGCGCTCCAGCAGAAGCTCGGGAGACGATTTGTGGCTGCCGTGGTGGGGGAGCTTGAGTAGGGTCACCGGTTGCGGCGGGTCGGCGGCAAGGAACCCGGATACCCCGGCCTCTTCCATGTCGCCGGTCAGGAGGACGCCTTCATCCAGGATGCGGGCGTAAAGGACAAGAGAATTGTCGTTCAGGGAGTATTCCAGGCGGCTGGGGTTGTAAATGGAGAGTGATCTCTCCCGGGTGTCGTCGAGCACGGTCCAGCCTTGCGGTACCTGAACCACGGGAATCTTCCGCCGCTCTATGACACTACGCAGTGAAGTATGGATGGCGTCCGGGGAGGTCGAAGACCAGAAGGCTTTTACCGGGAAAGATTCAAGGATATGCTGAAGTCCCTGCCGGTGGTCGAGATCGTCATGGGTCAGGATGACGGCTTCCAAAGAGCGAACACCGAGGCGTCCCAGGGCCGGGGCCACAAGTCTTTCCCCCACGTCGAAGGTTTCGCTGTACAGCCCTCCGCCGTCCACCAGGTAGTGCCTGCCATCCTCAAGGGAAAGGAGCGTGGCGTCACCCTGTCCCACGCTCAAGGCGGTGACAGTCAGCCCGGTCGGGGCGGGCTGCCAGAGAAGAAACAGCGCCGCGAAGGTCAGGAGCGTGCCCCTGAAGGGTCTGCACCGGCGGAGGCCGCCGGGCAGGAGGAGCGTCGCGGCCAGCAGGAAAGCGGCGGCAATCTGGAGAGGTGACGCATAGACGATGCTGCCTTCCATCAGGGGAAGGCTAACGATCCATTCGGCCAGGGTGAGGACCTTTTCGATGAGCAGTCCGCAGCCCTGCAGCAGAGGGGCGGCCGCCCCTGGCCAGAATGACGACAGCAGTGCCCCGCCGATTCCGAGCGGTACGGCGAGAAAACCGATAGCGGGAACCGCCGCCATATTGGCGATCAGCCCCGCCGGGGCCAGCAGGTGAAAGTGAAAAAGGACCAGCGGAGCCGTGGTAATCGTCGCAGCAAGGGTGGCTGCTGCCAGCGAAGCTGGTTTTCGCAGAGGGCGGGGCAGGGCTGCTATCCCGGGTTGCCAGCGGGGGAGCAGAACCAGAAGCCCGAGGACGCCGGCGAAGGACAGTTGAAAAGATGGGGCAAAAAGGGCAAGGGGCTCCAGGCAGAGAATGAGCAGGGCGGTTGCGGTGAGCAGCTTCAGGGGAGGCGTTCGTCGTGCACCTAGAAAAAGAAGCGCCCCCGCCAGGGTCATGATAAAGGCCCGAAGGGTGGGAAGGCCGCTGCCGGTAAAAAGGAGGTACGCCCAGAGCAGGGGCAGGAGAAGGGGCGGCAGGTAACGTCTGGGCGGGCCGAAAAGCAGAAGAGACTCGCAACGGCGGTAAAAAAAGCGCCCGCCGACATACAGAAAGGCCGCGATCAGTCCCAGATGCAAACCGGAAATCGCGAACAGGTGCGAAATGCCGGCCCGCCCCATCAGCTCTCTTTGATCCGGTGTTATTTCGCCTTTGTCGCCGATGACCAAGGCGCGCACCAGCGGCGCCAGAGTGGGATCGACAGCGCGGTCGATAATGCCGGCGACATCGGTGCGCTGTTTCGCAATCAGTGATGCGGGACCGTGCGGCCGCTGCGATCCCGTTTTGACGATCCCCTTCGCCTGGGGAAGAAAAGCCGTGACAAAAATACCCTGGCCGGCTAGGTGGCGCGAAAAATCGAATTCACCCGGAGTGCCGAAAGCGCGGGGCGCCCTCAATCTGGACAGGAAACGGATGGTATCGCCCGGGGCGGCCGGCGGATTGTTCTCCCTGATATACAGCCGCAGCTTTCCACGGGCCGGAGCGGCTATCCCCTCGGATATGACACGATGGGTCTCCAGGTCGATGACCGAACGACCAAAGGGGCGATTGCCGACGCTCAGCACCGCTCCTTCGACCGCCACCGGTCGATCACTGATAAAGGCCCGGATATGGCCGGAGTCCCCCGGCGGGGTGGTCCGCAGATGATAAAGTGAGATGCCCAGAACGAAAAAGAAGGCCGCCAGCAGAATCCCGCTCACCCTGGAGGCTCGCGCAATGAAGCAGAGGATTGCCACGATAAAAGGGGCTGAAGCAAATGCCGGCGAAATGTCCAGAAAGGGGGCGCAGCCCAGGCCAAGGGCATAGCTCAGAAGGAATAAAGGGGGCCCCACAGGTAGTCCCTGCCTCGACGGTTGAATGACCGCCGACGCAGCGGGCAGGTCAGATGGTGGGGTGCTTTTCTTTCGCAGTACGACCGATGGGTCGGCCGTACCAGACGTGATCCGGCTTTCGTAAGGAAATCGTCTCAAACCCCCTCCGGAACAGATTGACGGTCCAACGCAGATTAGCACAGGATAAACGTCCTAGCAAAGTAAGTTAAGTCCATGTCCTCACGCATAGCTCTTCCAGGCAAGCTCTGAAGAGAGTCTTCGATACTGCGGGGTCATTCAAAATGAATTTTTGTCAATAATAAATTGCGATGAAGCAGGAATTTTTCCTTTATATTTAGGAAGATATTATTTAACATTTTAAATCACACCGATTGGCTAGGAAATAAATTAGCTTTATTTAAGACTAAGACCCGGGAACAAGGATGAACCCTGTCCTCTTTTAAATAAAATGATTTTTATTATCGTTTTTTTACAGTATGCCTTGGTACTTGTAATCTGTCTTCAAGAGGGAATGCATGGATTTTTACTCCTATGCAACGATTTTGGTCGTCGATGATTCAGCCAGCGTCTCTGCGCTTATCCTAGAGGGGCTGAAAGACATTGTCTCCGAGGTTCGGATCGTCGGAACCGGGAAAGAGGCCATTGAACAATTGATGTATGAACCGGTTACACTGGTTCTTCTCGACCATAGGCTCCCGGACATGACGGGCATCGATGTCATAAAGACATTGTCACATCGCGGAACGGCTGTCCCTTTCATCTCGATCACCGCCCATGGTGATGAAAAGGTGGCTGTCGAAATGATGAAGCTTGGCGCTCACGATTACCTGATCAAAAACGAAAACTTCCTCGATCTGCTTCCTTCCGTTGTTCGGCAGGTTCTGGACTCCCTGGAATCCGAGACCCAGCTGAAAAGCACCCAAAACGATCTGCGGGAAAGCGAACAAAGATTCAGAAGACTCTCCAAGGAGTTCCAAACCCTTCTGGATGGTATCCCCGATGCTTTGAGCCTGATGTCGCCCGACTTGACGATCGTCTGGTCCAACAGAGGATATGCTGAACTTTTCGGGAAGGGCGATACGGGTCAGGGCAGACATTGCTATGAGGTGAATCGTCAGGCAAATGAGCCGTGTGAAAACTGTCCGGCGGTAATGACCTTCCAGACCGGAGAGATCCAGGAAGTTTTGCGCCAGTTCGAAGGAAGGACTTTTGGACTCAAGGTTTTCCCGTTGAAGGATGATCATGGAAAGGTGGTCAATGTCATCAATCTGAGCAGCGATATCACAGAAAAAATCAGGCTGCGGGAGGAGGCCGAACGTTCCGGACGCCTATCCTCCCTCGGTGAACTCGCCGCCGGCGTGGCTCACGAAATCAATAATCCCAACGCGCTGATCCTTTTGAATGCCCCCATCCTGGGGGAAATCTGGAGCGAAGCCGCTCCCATACTGGAAAAAAAATATCGTGATGAGGGGGATTTTCCCCTCGGCAGATTGTCCTATTCCAGAGTCCGTGATGAAATACCGCGCTTGCATTCAGAGGTGATTGACGCCGCTCATCGGATCAAGGTGATTGTCGAGGATCTGAAGGAGTTCATCAGTCAGGAGAATGCCGAAGGTAAGGAGGATCTGGACCTGAATGAGATCGTGCGGAAGGCTGTACGACTGGTGGCCAATGTGGTCAAGAATTCAACCTCCCGTTTTCAGACGACCTATGAAAGCGGGATGCCGACAATCAGGGGAGTTTTCGGAAGGATCGAACAAGTCGTGGTCAATCTCCTTCTCAATGCGTGCCAGGCCTTGCCTAAAACGGAATGCGGCATCTTTGTCTCAACCCGATTCGATGATCGGCGCAACAGGACCGTTCTGGAAATTCGGGATGAAGGGGTCGGTATTGGGCCCGAAGACCTTTCGCGGCTCACCGACCCCTTTTATACCACACGACGGCAGAGCGGCGGAACGGGGCTCGGTCTATCCGTTTCGGCCCGCATCGTCAAGGAGCATTGCGGGGAGCTCAATTTCTCCTCCGTTCCCGGAGAAGGAACGGTCGTCACCTTGACACTGCCGGTCTCTTCCTAGGCCGGCTGGCCGTTGGTCTTTAAATGGAAAAACTCTCTTGCATTTTACGGTGAAGACATCATGAAAGAGCCCCTCAACCCCACCTCTCCATTGCTGCTGGTGGATGACGAAGAATCCTGGCTGAACAGCCTCTCTTTCATGCTCGAATTTTCGGCGGGATACAACAACATCATTCGCTGTCAGGACAGCCGGGAGGTCATGGACATTCTGGCCCGACAGCCGGTTGCCATGATTTTGCTGGACTTGACCATGCCCCACCTATCGGGAGAGGACATTCTGACCAGTGTCGTTCAGGAGTATCCTGAGACCCCTGTGGTCATTCTCAGC
The window above is part of the Desulfuromonas sp. TF genome. Proteins encoded here:
- a CDS encoding DNA internalization-related competence protein ComEC/Rec2, whose product is MLICVGPSICSGGGLRRFPYESRITSGTADPSVVLRKKSTPPSDLPAASAVIQPSRQGLPVGPPLFLLSYALGLGCAPFLDISPAFASAPFIVAILCFIARASRVSGILLAAFFFVLGISLYHLRTTPPGDSGHIRAFISDRPVAVEGAVLSVGNRPFGRSVIDLETHRVISEGIAAPARGKLRLYIRENNPPAAPGDTIRFLSRLRAPRAFGTPGEFDFSRHLAGQGIFVTAFLPQAKGIVKTGSQRPHGPASLIAKQRTDVAGIIDRAVDPTLAPLVRALVIGDKGEITPDQRELMGRAGISHLFAISGLHLGLIAAFLYVGGRFFYRRCESLLLFGPPRRYLPPLLLPLLWAYLLFTGSGLPTLRAFIMTLAGALLFLGARRTPPLKLLTATALLILCLEPLALFAPSFQLSFAGVLGLLVLLPRWQPGIAALPRPLRKPASLAAATLAATITTAPLVLFHFHLLAPAGLIANMAAVPAIGFLAVPLGIGGALLSSFWPGAAAPLLQGCGLLIEKVLTLAEWIVSLPLMEGSIVYASPLQIAAAFLLAATLLLPGGLRRCRPFRGTLLTFAALFLLWQPAPTGLTVTALSVGQGDATLLSLEDGRHYLVDGGGLYSETFDVGERLVAPALGRLGVRSLEAVILTHDDLDHRQGLQHILESFPVKAFWSSTSPDAIHTSLRSVIERRKIPVVQVPQGWTVLDDTRERSLSIYNPSRLEYSLNDNSLVLYARILDEGVLLTGDMEEAGVSGFLAADPPQPVTLLKLPHHGSHKSSPELLLERFEPAVAFVSAGAGNPYHLPHQSVMDDLRQREIPVHRTDRQGSLQFSTTGRGWRAKQWEKGLFH
- a CDS encoding tetratricopeptide repeat protein, which produces MKLRPFVLAAFCSIVVSSFPCPAEAEDLASAAGEQLSLIDHYRLALTVDPDNPILHYSFGSALLAEGLDNEAIAEFRQAYPAFSDSAEMNYLLGSAHSRTGDLDSALLYFDEAEALGALEQPGLFPLANAYYNLALTCLETDSPDQAARLFAKTLALDPDRQEIRRQLAEIYAGEGQIERALAEFDAYLKVYPDDVTTREYVYTLYFNRAQQALEDRDLRAARKDFNKALRTNPGSPLAIYYLGSLDYSEGDYEGAAVRLAKIYHASPAEIRRSMDSLLRNSALALLEQKKLRKALVAVEPLIDRQPAALEDLTMAGNIHLSLKEFQAARACFERVLALDPSHEAATISIADVRAGAAEELLAEGRTLFYQREYLEALGKFEAALALHPAHPGALACASETRVEINKKAAALFALAEQSLEQNRPHEALKQLKTGLEFAPDSLLGRDLKEQALEKLGGELTEALEKGTKLAAGGLLQEAERAFAHVLALDPDNHEARDEKSRIAQLLEAKASEIAARGRLALEDGRLAEAHEAFEATLKLVPEFREGSDGLARIEVLISAMISEEAQWGQRARSAGRLRQAREHFGNALRLRDDSGLRETLDAIDRSLRTEFYTFIEAARKSLKKNDFRQARDYFSKALAQSPQHPDALNGFAEVETRSAAAAIGEIRAAEKDMSAHQFDRALSRYRHVLYIDPSIVQAREGVGRALEAMEGDLHYLIAAGNEVMAGGLFEEAETAFREALSLDPYRREAQDGLRSLEQLRSLNVAKSRRKR
- a CDS encoding diguanylate cyclase; amino-acid sequence: MKKPTILVVDDELFFRRLYAELLSEDGYRIETFASGDDALSRLRRGGVDVVLTDLVMPGVDGLEFLRQARTLDAPPDVIVATGHATVKTAIEALKNGARDYLVKPFNPDELRHLVRTCLEQRRVLDENILLKSQISLFRKGQDLASSLEIERLLPQAVMTLLREIADGRGFAFLLEKDAVSRLLGVENLDEDEARALAESLLPHLKDLAGIRLMRGGELAPKSRWPDEVRTLCLFPLLCQKILKGAIVILNAAGSDFPHPIPHESLLFLSEQATLGFENAFRYQGARELIYTDDLTGLYNYRYLQTALEQEVRRSERYGLEFSLAFIDLDNFKDLNDTHGHLAGSSALREVAGLLRRSVREVDLLFRYGGDEFTALLVETDSRGAAVVAERIRRTIEEHVFLTEAGLACRVTATVGYATFPENATDQKTIIDLADRAMYDGKKVRNATRGAWELKGK
- a CDS encoding ATP-binding protein; protein product: MDFYSYATILVVDDSASVSALILEGLKDIVSEVRIVGTGKEAIEQLMYEPVTLVLLDHRLPDMTGIDVIKTLSHRGTAVPFISITAHGDEKVAVEMMKLGAHDYLIKNENFLDLLPSVVRQVLDSLESETQLKSTQNDLRESEQRFRRLSKEFQTLLDGIPDALSLMSPDLTIVWSNRGYAELFGKGDTGQGRHCYEVNRQANEPCENCPAVMTFQTGEIQEVLRQFEGRTFGLKVFPLKDDHGKVVNVINLSSDITEKIRLREEAERSGRLSSLGELAAGVAHEINNPNALILLNAPILGEIWSEAAPILEKKYRDEGDFPLGRLSYSRVRDEIPRLHSEVIDAAHRIKVIVEDLKEFISQENAEGKEDLDLNEIVRKAVRLVANVVKNSTSRFQTTYESGMPTIRGVFGRIEQVVVNLLLNACQALPKTECGIFVSTRFDDRRNRTVLEIRDEGVGIGPEDLSRLTDPFYTTRRQSGGTGLGLSVSARIVKEHCGELNFSSVPGEGTVVTLTLPVSS
- the hisS gene encoding histidine--tRNA ligase, whose protein sequence is MNDILPGEVETWQHLEEQARRIFRAYGFAEIRVPVVEKTELFCRSIGETTDIVEKEMYTFSDKSGNSLTLRPEGTAPVMRSFIQNKLHNRDPIAKLYYMGPMFRYERPQKGRYRQFHQIGAEVVGVDDPKIDAQVLAMLVHFFEEVAIPDVELQINSLGCPECRPAFRNLLIDFLQERLESLCEDCQRRYRTNPLRVLDCKAKGCREATLDAPSMLDHLCGGCTGHFAQVRGHLDDLAIPYAVNPRMVRGLDYYTKTTFEVVTGSLGSQNAVAAGGRYDGLVRELGGPPLSGIGFAMGVERLVLMKGEALVQPPRLELFLAAIGDEAARQAFILMSSLQRRGHRAEMDYEGKSLKSQLRRADKLRACHVLILGEDEIARQAALLKDMDAGTQEEIPLAGLEELLLERLRRL